A region of Diospyros lotus cultivar Yz01 chromosome 3, ASM1463336v1, whole genome shotgun sequence DNA encodes the following proteins:
- the LOC127798153 gene encoding uncharacterized protein LOC127798153 isoform X2: MVFFQTNIVISSAYLYLFTLIFLSNPHLSICTRPTFNLHRPSKPTNSIADVHDLLPTYGFPKGLIPNAVKSYSLSSDGSFAIELQRPCYVQFDDLVYYDRHIKGKLSFGSVSGVSGIQAKKLFLWVSVTGIEADSRSGTIEFHAGAFSEKLPANQFEDIPDCKNKGCQESRFESSI, translated from the coding sequence ATGGTGTTCTTCCAGACGAATATCGTTATCTCTTCGGCCTACCTCTATCTGTTCACCCTCATCTTTTTGTCCAACCCCCATCTCTCGATCTGCACCAGACCCACCTTCAATCTCCACCGTCCATCCAAACCCACCAACTCCATCGCAGACGTCCACGACCTCCTCCCGACATACGGATTCCCAAAGGGCCTCATCCCAAATGCCGTCAAATCCTACTCACTCTCCTCCGACGGCTCCTTCGCCATCGAGCTCCAGCGTCCTTGCTACGTCCAGTTCGACGATCTCGTCTACTACGACAGACATATCAAGGGCAAGCTCTCTTTCGGTTCGGTGTCAGGCGTCTCTGGGATTCAAGCCAAGAAGCTGTTTCTATGGGTTTCTGTGACTGGAATTGAAGCGGATTCTCGCTCCGGTACGATTGAATTTCATGCCGGGGCTTTCTCTGAGAAGTTGCCGGCGAATCAGTTTGAAGACATTCCCGATTGCAAGAACAAGGGTTGCCAGGAGTCTCGGTTTGAATCGTCAATCTGA